The following proteins come from a genomic window of Brachionichthys hirsutus isolate HB-005 chromosome 20, CSIRO-AGI_Bhir_v1, whole genome shotgun sequence:
- the gja10b gene encoding gap junction alpha-10 protein has protein sequence MGDWNLLGSILEEVHIHSTIVGKIWLTILFIFRMLVLGVAAEDVWDDEQSEFVCNTEQPGCKNVCYDQAFPISLIRYWVLQIIFVSFPSLVYMGHALYRLRTLDKERHRKKAFLKAELEGTDPVQEDHKRIGRELRKLDGQKKVRKAPLRGSLLRTYVFHILSRSAVEVAFIVGQCALYGIGLAPLYKCERLPCPNSVDCFVSRPTEKNVFMAFMLAIAGVSLFLNLLEIFHLGVKKIKQSLYGYRYGDDDSVWSKRNSVAQQACVLATSSPQRLVRLTRHTCAVGSDARNTDPQNHEDSNSSDQQPSALEQHSPVDSRKPPCSSEESKGPPVPAQPRHPGPQPTATASHVEIPAASRIPQRKQSRVSVCKALSDMSDSPDSDPYPTARKCSFMSRGLSEDKLSTPSDSTNSQSGTDTEAQHRNHGESPVSTPPPPPSGRRVSMSMILELSSIMKK, from the exons ATGGGGGATTGGAACTTATTGGGGAGTATTTTAGAAGAAGTCCACATTCATTCCACCATTGTGGGGAAGATCTGGCTTACGATTCTCTTCATCTTCCGGATGCTTGTGCTCGGCGTCGCGGCAGAAGATGTCTGGGATGATGAGCAGAGTGAGTTCGTTTGCAACACCGAGCAACCCGGCTGCAAGAACGTCTGCTACGACCAGGCGTTCCCCATCTCCCTGATCCGCTACTGGGTCCTGCAGATCATATTCGTGTCCTTTCCGTCTCTGGTCTACATGGGGCATGCGTTGTACCGTTTGAGGACGCTTGACAAAGAGAGGCACAGGAAAAAGGCCTTTCTGAAAGCCGAGCTGGAGGGGACAGACCCTGTCCAGGAGGACCATAAGAGAATCGGGCGAGAGCTCAGGAAACTGGACGGACAGAAGAAAGTGAGGAAAGCGCCCCTTCGAGGCTCCTTGCTGCGCACGTATGTATTCCACATCTTAAGCAGATCTGCAGTGGAGGTGGCTTTCATTGTCGGTCAGTGTGCTCTGTACGGCATCGGGCTGGCTCCGCTGTACAAATGTGAGCGGCTGCCTTGCCCCAACAGCGTTGACTGCTTTGTGTCCCGGCCAACGGAGAAGAACGTCTTCATGGCGTTCATGCTCGCCATCGCCGGAGTGTCTTTATTCCTCAACCTCCTGGAGATTTTCCATCTGGGGGTGAAGAAGATCAAACAAAGTTTGTATGGATACAGATATGGAGACGATGACAGCGTGTGGTCGAAGAGAAACTCCGTGGCACAGCAGGCTTGTGTGCTCGCAACCTCCTCCCCACAGAGGTTGGTGCGACTCACACGTCACACCTGCGCTGTCGGGTCTGATGCCCGTAATACGGATCCTCAAAATCACGAGGACTCCAACAGCTCAGACCAGCAGCCAAGCGCTCTGGAGCAGCACAGTCCTGTGGACAGCAGGAAGCCCCCATGCAGCAGCGAGGAGTCGAAGGGACCGCCTGTCCCAGCCCAGCCACGGCATCCAGGACCTCAGCCCACAGCGACGGCCAGCCACGTGGAGATCCCTGCAGCCTCGAGAATCCCTCAgaggaagcagagcagagtgagtGTTTGTAAGGCGCTCAGCGACATGAGCGATTCTCCAGACAGCGACCCCTACCCCACAGCAAGGAAATGCAGTTTCATGTCTCGAGGACTGTCAGAGGACAAGCTGTCGACTCCATCAGACAGCACCAATTCACAGAGTGGAACCGATACAGAGGCCCAGCACCGCAACCACGGAGAGAGCCCGGTGTcgacccccccacctccacccagTGGACGGAGGGTGTCCATG AGCATGATTCTGGAGCTGTCGTCAATCATGAAAAAGTAA